A genomic segment from Actinomyces lilanjuaniae encodes:
- a CDS encoding deoxyguanosinetriphosphate triphosphohydrolase: MPVCLPLPEPSERNLPQPDGEPYGSRTGYSTHDVERYVPESAKNPQRTPFERDRARVLHSSALRRLGAKTQVLGPAADDFVRTRLTHSLEVAQVGRALGQALGCDPDLVDAACLSHDLGHPPYGHNGEKALDRVADGIGGFEGNAQTVRILTRLEPKALDPAGRPVGLNLTRASLDAVAKYPWAKGAGPDEGQNHDRTYRVKFGVYDSDLEVFDWMRQGVPGTRRCVEAQVMDLSDDVAYSVHDVEDAVALGRMDPARLRRPGEVEELVEDTRTWYGTEVSADALGSAWERLVSQPYWIGSYSGSVADAARLKNLTSELIGRFVSAVAQATRDDAGQGPLTRHEADLVIPQDTAEEILVLKGAAVRYVMAPREQEPVYLRQRTIIFDLAEVLMEGDGSVLDPSLRPAWEEAADDAGRLRVVVDQIASLTDTSARSWHARLCGMFSEVPA; the protein is encoded by the coding sequence ATGCCCGTTTGCCTGCCTCTCCCGGAGCCTTCTGAGCGGAACCTGCCACAGCCGGACGGCGAGCCATACGGCAGCCGTACGGGCTACAGCACGCACGACGTCGAGAGGTACGTCCCCGAGTCAGCCAAGAACCCGCAGCGCACGCCCTTTGAGCGGGACCGAGCCCGGGTCCTGCACTCCTCGGCGCTGCGGCGTCTGGGAGCCAAGACGCAGGTCCTGGGCCCCGCTGCTGACGACTTCGTGCGTACCCGGCTGACCCACTCCCTGGAGGTGGCCCAGGTGGGGAGGGCACTGGGACAGGCCCTGGGCTGCGACCCGGACCTGGTGGACGCGGCCTGCCTCTCCCATGACCTGGGGCACCCTCCATACGGGCACAACGGTGAGAAGGCTCTTGACCGTGTCGCGGACGGTATCGGGGGCTTCGAGGGCAACGCCCAGACTGTGAGGATCCTCACCCGTCTTGAGCCTAAGGCCCTCGACCCTGCCGGGCGCCCGGTCGGCCTCAACCTCACACGTGCGAGCCTGGACGCCGTGGCCAAGTATCCCTGGGCCAAAGGGGCGGGACCGGACGAGGGACAGAACCACGACCGCACGTACCGGGTAAAGTTCGGTGTCTACGACTCGGACCTGGAGGTGTTCGACTGGATGCGTCAGGGCGTTCCTGGCACTCGCCGGTGCGTGGAGGCCCAGGTCATGGACCTCTCCGACGACGTCGCCTACTCTGTCCACGACGTGGAGGACGCTGTCGCGCTGGGCCGCATGGACCCTGCTCGTCTCCGTCGCCCGGGTGAGGTCGAGGAGCTGGTGGAGGACACGCGGACCTGGTACGGGACCGAGGTGAGCGCGGACGCCCTGGGATCGGCCTGGGAGCGGTTGGTCTCGCAGCCGTACTGGATCGGCTCCTACAGCGGCTCGGTCGCGGACGCCGCACGCCTGAAGAACCTCACCAGCGAGCTCATCGGTCGTTTCGTGTCTGCCGTGGCCCAGGCCACCAGGGACGATGCAGGGCAGGGGCCGCTGACCCGGCACGAAGCCGATCTCGTCATCCCCCAGGACACCGCTGAGGAGATCCTCGTCCTCAAGGGGGCTGCGGTGCGCTACGTCATGGCCCCGCGGGAGCAGGAGCCGGTCTACCTGCGCCAGCGCACTATTATCTTCGACCTGGCCGAGGTCCTTATGGAGGGTGACGGCAGCGTACTGGACCCGTCCCTGCGCCCCGCGTGGGAGGAGGCCGCTGACGACGCCGGGCGACTGCGTGTGGTGGTGGACCAGATCGCCTCCCTGACAGACACCTCCGCCCGGTCCTGGCACGCCCGTCTGTGCGGCATGTTCTCCGAGGTACCGGCCTGA
- a CDS encoding DUF3145 domain-containing protein, whose product MVGAYTRGVLFVHSAPRALCPHVEWAAAEVIGSRVHLDWTEQPAAPGMMRAETSWVGPVGTGTTLTSALRGWANLRYEVTEEASAGTDGGRWSHTPDLGIFHAQTDVHGNVVVPEDRIRAALIHAADPERMRRELDLALGQAWDDELEPFRYAGAGAPVRWLHRVG is encoded by the coding sequence ATGGTCGGTGCCTACACCCGCGGTGTTCTTTTCGTGCACTCTGCGCCTAGGGCACTGTGCCCCCATGTCGAGTGGGCAGCGGCTGAGGTCATTGGGTCACGAGTGCACCTGGACTGGACGGAGCAGCCTGCCGCCCCGGGCATGATGCGTGCCGAGACAAGCTGGGTTGGCCCAGTAGGCACAGGGACGACCCTCACGTCGGCACTGCGAGGCTGGGCGAACCTGCGCTATGAGGTGACAGAGGAGGCCAGCGCGGGGACGGATGGCGGACGCTGGTCGCACACGCCCGACCTGGGGATCTTTCACGCCCAGACCGACGTTCACGGCAACGTCGTGGTGCCGGAGGACCGAATCCGTGCCGCCCTGATCCATGCGGCTGACCCTGAGCGCATGCGTCGCGAGCTGGACCTGGCCCTGGGCCAGGCCTGGGACGACGAGCTGGAGCCCTTCCGCTACGCCGGGGCGGGTGCTCCGGTGCGCTGGCTGCACCGCGTGGGCTGA
- the def gene encoding peptide deformylase: MAYRDIRLIGDPVLRTQCDWITDFNAPVRSLVEDLLETVDADGRAGLAANQIGVSLRAFSWNIEGDIGYVLNPQLVEISQDKDQDGEEGCLSVPGLWYPTRRAWYAKAEGVDLDGQKVVVEGEELMARCIQHELDHLDGHLYLDRLDRKNRAQAMKELRAQGL, encoded by the coding sequence ATGGCTTACCGCGACATCCGCCTGATCGGCGACCCTGTGCTACGCACCCAGTGTGACTGGATCACTGACTTTAACGCGCCAGTGAGGTCCCTGGTGGAGGACCTGCTGGAGACCGTCGACGCGGACGGGCGCGCAGGCCTGGCAGCCAACCAGATCGGTGTCAGCTTGAGGGCATTCTCCTGGAACATCGAGGGGGACATCGGCTATGTCCTCAACCCTCAGCTCGTCGAGATCTCGCAGGACAAGGACCAGGATGGCGAGGAGGGGTGCCTGTCCGTGCCCGGCCTGTGGTACCCCACCCGGCGTGCCTGGTATGCCAAGGCTGAGGGTGTTGACCTGGACGGCCAGAAGGTTGTGGTGGAGGGCGAGGAGCTCATGGCCCGATGCATCCAGCACGAGCTGGACCACCTGGACGGTCACCTCTACCTGGACCGTCTGGACCGCAAGAACCGGGCGCAGGCCATGAAGGAGCTCCGCGCTCAGGGACTCTAG
- a CDS encoding tyrosine-type recombinase/integrase, which produces MTTWTEAIEAWTTAMRAAGRSPGTIRVYTNHMRRVQEAVPAGPAQATTADLRRVLAEGAWAPETRKSVRSAITSFYKWLADEGLTDKDPSTRLPSVSVPTAVARPTPEDVVTHALETADPRVRAMIMLGAYAGLRCAEIATVHSTNWDGQGLYVTGKGGRQRYVPVVRDDLRALLHQAQGWLFPGKVDGHISPGWVCKLVSRALPPGWTAHTLRHRCATKMFAGTRDLLSVGAVLGHARPETTQRYVRLPDDALRNAVTAAA; this is translated from the coding sequence ATGACCACCTGGACCGAGGCCATCGAGGCATGGACCACCGCCATGAGAGCCGCCGGACGGTCCCCGGGCACCATCCGCGTCTACACCAACCACATGCGCCGCGTACAGGAAGCCGTACCCGCAGGCCCAGCCCAGGCCACCACCGCAGACCTACGACGCGTCCTCGCCGAGGGCGCCTGGGCGCCCGAGACAAGGAAGTCCGTACGCTCAGCCATCACCAGCTTCTACAAGTGGCTGGCCGACGAAGGCCTCACCGACAAGGACCCCTCCACGCGCCTGCCCTCCGTCTCCGTGCCAACCGCAGTAGCCCGCCCCACCCCGGAGGACGTCGTCACCCACGCCCTGGAGACCGCCGACCCGAGAGTACGCGCCATGATCATGCTCGGCGCCTACGCAGGACTCAGGTGCGCCGAGATAGCCACCGTCCACTCCACCAACTGGGACGGACAGGGCCTCTACGTCACCGGCAAGGGCGGCAGGCAGCGCTACGTGCCCGTCGTCCGAGACGACCTGCGCGCACTCCTGCACCAGGCCCAGGGCTGGCTCTTCCCCGGGAAGGTGGACGGCCACATCAGCCCCGGCTGGGTCTGCAAGCTCGTTAGCCGAGCCCTCCCACCAGGGTGGACCGCCCACACCCTGCGCCACCGCTGCGCCACCAAGATGTTCGCAGGCACCCGCGACCTCCTGTCCGTGGGCGCCGTCCTGGGCCACGCCCGCCCCGAGACCACCCAGCGCTACGTCCGCCTGCCCGACGACGCCCTGCGCAACGCCGTCACCGCAGCCGCATAG
- a CDS encoding DUF4041 domain-containing protein has product MFGRKKKIAQLEQQLATGSQAYAAAQQEIARLTAETHRLLKERDDLRTFFDTHGGREVWEHDTELDKVRKQIQDGRDDIQAQKDTIEALKHIYEEKKAEAERNHEEALRSLRQKDAETERKHQDTVNRLRKEEADLKEQIRPLRIRVLEDKAGLEMFNHPAEDSIALGVELDSVRKRISALVRSQSVVTSLDATEIPQTKTSRQRLAKDTARLVLRAFNAEVQNIITSATAANYETSVSKIHKAADAIAKLGKDSGTTISPAYVELRLRELKLAVDHLKAKKLEREIEREHRAEMREQAKAERELEAERERLEKEKQHYLNVLKVVETQGDEEEAARLQEEIVSIEKGINDVDYRVANIRAGYVYVISNIGSFGGRMVKIGMTRRVDPMDRVKELGDASVPFGFDVHALFFAEDAVDVENRLHHYFAERRVNRVNTRREFFYATPAEVRDALTKIAGNLLEFTEKPVADQYRQSLQIAASTTQEKEDPASQAP; this is encoded by the coding sequence ATGTTCGGACGCAAGAAGAAGATCGCCCAACTGGAGCAGCAGCTCGCCACGGGCAGCCAGGCCTACGCTGCCGCGCAGCAGGAGATAGCCCGCCTGACCGCCGAGACCCATCGACTGCTCAAAGAGCGGGACGACCTGCGGACCTTCTTCGACACCCACGGCGGCCGAGAGGTATGGGAGCACGACACCGAGCTGGACAAGGTCCGCAAGCAGATCCAGGACGGCCGCGACGATATCCAGGCCCAGAAGGACACCATCGAGGCCCTCAAGCACATCTACGAGGAGAAGAAGGCCGAGGCCGAGCGCAACCACGAGGAGGCACTCAGAAGCCTCAGGCAGAAGGACGCCGAGACCGAGCGGAAGCACCAGGACACAGTCAACCGGCTCAGGAAGGAGGAGGCAGACCTCAAAGAGCAGATCCGCCCACTGCGGATCAGGGTGCTGGAGGACAAGGCCGGGCTGGAGATGTTCAACCACCCAGCCGAGGACTCCATAGCCCTGGGCGTGGAGCTGGACAGCGTCCGCAAGCGGATCTCAGCGCTCGTCCGCTCCCAGTCCGTCGTCACCAGCCTCGACGCCACCGAGATCCCCCAGACCAAGACGTCCCGCCAGCGGCTCGCCAAGGACACCGCACGCCTGGTCCTGAGAGCCTTCAACGCCGAGGTACAGAACATCATCACCTCAGCCACCGCAGCCAACTACGAGACCAGCGTCAGCAAGATCCACAAGGCAGCAGACGCCATCGCAAAGCTCGGGAAGGACTCCGGAACCACGATCAGCCCCGCCTACGTCGAGCTGCGCCTGCGCGAGCTCAAGCTCGCCGTTGACCACCTCAAGGCCAAGAAACTAGAACGCGAAATCGAGCGCGAGCACAGGGCAGAGATGCGTGAGCAGGCCAAGGCGGAGCGAGAGCTAGAGGCAGAGCGCGAGCGCCTGGAGAAGGAGAAGCAGCACTACCTCAACGTCCTCAAGGTCGTGGAGACCCAGGGTGACGAGGAGGAGGCAGCACGCCTCCAGGAGGAGATCGTCTCCATCGAGAAGGGCATCAACGACGTTGACTACCGGGTGGCCAACATCCGCGCGGGGTACGTCTACGTCATCTCCAACATCGGCTCCTTCGGGGGGCGCATGGTCAAGATCGGCATGACCCGGCGCGTGGACCCCATGGACCGGGTCAAGGAGCTCGGCGACGCCTCGGTCCCATTCGGGTTCGACGTCCACGCCCTGTTCTTCGCCGAGGACGCCGTGGACGTGGAGAACCGCCTCCACCACTACTTCGCGGAGAGACGCGTCAACCGTGTCAACACCCGCCGCGAGTTCTTCTACGCCACCCCCGCCGAGGTCCGCGACGCCCTGACCAAGATCGCGGGCAACCTCCTGGAGTTCACCGAGAAACCGGTGGCGGACCAGTACCGGCAGAGCCTCCAGATCGCCGCTAGCACGACGCAGGAGAAGGAGGACCCTGCCAGCCAGGCACCATGA
- a CDS encoding CHAP domain-containing protein: MARASDALRVAAGEIGYTRWADPEAGTKYGRWYASLFGAYFGTTGVPYCAMFVSWVLEQVEMTPPGGHFAYCPYGIQAGQRAGRSVATGNGQPGDMIFFDWNADGVADHVGLIEKRIRGGYQTIEGNTSKGSVGSQSNGGGVYRRARGSSVCAIVRPAYDGTAATNAPKVDTQSGFDRRGALIVDRIWGASTTLALQTVLGLSARDGIISSQDQARKTDGTLISCKRDSWELVRSPKGSVTMAALQGVLRVDADGIAGPATARALRAYLRLPAGTRIDGDTTAALQTRLRAGRLGG, encoded by the coding sequence ATGGCCCGGGCCAGTGACGCGCTTCGCGTGGCCGCCGGGGAGATCGGCTACACCCGGTGGGCTGATCCTGAGGCTGGCACGAAGTACGGGCGGTGGTACGCCTCCCTGTTCGGCGCCTACTTCGGTACCACTGGAGTGCCCTACTGCGCGATGTTCGTGTCCTGGGTGCTGGAGCAGGTGGAGATGACCCCGCCGGGGGGTCATTTTGCGTACTGCCCCTACGGCATCCAGGCGGGCCAGCGCGCTGGCCGCAGTGTCGCTACCGGCAACGGTCAGCCCGGCGACATGATTTTCTTCGACTGGAACGCCGACGGTGTGGCAGACCATGTTGGCCTGATCGAGAAGCGTATCCGCGGCGGGTACCAGACGATTGAGGGAAACACGTCGAAGGGGTCGGTTGGTTCGCAGTCCAACGGCGGTGGCGTCTACAGGCGGGCCAGGGGCAGCAGCGTATGCGCCATCGTCCGGCCCGCATACGACGGCACCGCCGCCACCAACGCGCCAAAGGTTGACACCCAGTCGGGCTTCGACAGGCGCGGCGCGCTGATAGTGGACCGCATCTGGGGGGCCTCCACGACCCTGGCCCTCCAGACCGTCCTGGGACTGTCGGCCCGCGACGGGATCATCTCCTCCCAGGACCAGGCCCGCAAGACTGACGGGACGCTGATCTCCTGCAAGCGCGACTCCTGGGAGCTCGTCCGGTCCCCGAAGGGGTCCGTGACCATGGCGGCACTTCAGGGGGTCCTGAGGGTCGATGCGGACGGCATCGCTGGGCCTGCGACTGCCAGGGCGCTGCGCGCCTACCTGCGGCTGCCTGCGGGTACCCGGATCGACGGTGACACCACGGCAGCTCTCCAGACCCGCCTGCGCGCGGGCCGCCTGGGCGGCTGA